In Poecilia reticulata strain Guanapo linkage group LG17, Guppy_female_1.0+MT, whole genome shotgun sequence, the following proteins share a genomic window:
- the LOC108167065 gene encoding uncharacterized protein LOC108167065: MEQTLWWSGSHRVNSGEELIYSQSNISVTGQPLRSHFTLALTNSSTAQETIISLYTESVVGNWSLLLGSSGLSGPHRAGLQVHATLDRRHQVWVNGTLGGRCLRTAAGYMSGPGLCEDISAAVCAGMNHSFKAEVQRRERCRETETLGSWSLKTANQRLMMSASGCWERLTAVEERFHFLSSEIQKELLERTKALQCLLTETTEQPADMRLLQVWSSVPLLASQHAEGLLGRGSTGLLSLWLSSSLRRALTSGLPDLLGRLQQASLQGQQELRRPLATLAGVYQDVKGQRLEAAWREAVGMWTGRLLDVLPAELENPHLRALAAAGASALAAALDVVGQQSSHWAEARLATALFGLRKRLASLYTFSRRDCAVTVSVPLLNLNLSRAAEGGLLETVLEEWLLGPLRALASVRPAAELYRFKRRIMDSPFRHQALLVADQFVVTFDGLLYELPVSCPLLLAQDGRTEPSFTLLLGADAQSSLLIHMDNSSVHIQRTGQVKTDCKNAVPHGPLSGRGLSVKKGSNKVQVSNQEGQSVSCDLQLELCSFSLDGWLHGASTGLLGTNDNDAGNDFSLRDGSQAKTLEEFFHSWELDPKCSKSTEVSTAAASPASCTSFFSSADSPLSSCFRVVDPAQFLSVCGRSSSKAPCRLAAAFVHLCQQNYIPVEIPGQCMKV; encoded by the exons ATGGAACAA actcTCTGGTGGTCCGGGTCCCACAGAGTGAACTCAGGAGAGGAGCTGATCTACAGTCAGTCTAACATTTCGGTGACCGGTCAGCCGCTCCGGTCCCACTTCACCCTCGCCCTCACCAACTCCTCCACTGCCCAGGAGACCATCATCTCTCTCTATACTGAG tCAGTGGTGGGTAACTGGAGCTTGTTGCTAGGCAGCAGCGGCCTGTCGGGGCCCCACAGGGCCGGCCTTCAGGTTCACGCCACGCTGGACCGCAGACACCAGGTCTGGGTCAACGGGACGCTGGGGGGCCGCTGCCTCCGGACCGCCGCAGGCTACATGAGCG gtCCAGGCCTCTGTGAGGACATCAGTGCAGCAGTGTGTGCAGGAATGAACCACAGCTTCAAGGCTGAGGTGCAGAGAAGAGAACGCTGCAGAGAGACTGAGACTCTGGGAAGCTGGTCGCTGaagacagccaatcagaggctgaTGATGTCAGCCAGTGGCTGCTGGGAGAGATTAACTGCAGTAGAG GAGCGATTTCACTTCCTGAGCTCTGAGATCCAGAAGGAACTCCTGGAGAGGACGAAGGCGTTACAGTGTCTCCTAACAGAAACCACTGAACAG CCTGCAGACATGCGGCTGCTGCAGGTCTGGAGCTCCGTCCCTCTGCTCGCCTCCCAGCATGCCGAGGGCCTGCTGGGCCGGGGCTCCACAGGGCTGCTGTCCCTGTGGCTCAGCAGCTCCCTGCGCCGCGCGCTGACCAGCGGCCTGCCTGACCTGCTGGGTCGGCTCCAGCAGGCCTCGCTGCAGGGACAGCAGGAGCTGCGGA GGCCTCTGGCGACCCTGGCTGGTGTGTACCAGGACGTGAAGGGCCAGAGGCTGGAGGCAGCATGGAGGGAGGCTGTTGGGATGTGGACCGGCAGGTTGCTGGACGTCCTGCCTGCTGAGCTGGAGAACCCTCACCTCAGAGCcctggcagcagcaggagccTCGGCCCTCGCAGCCGCTCTGGACGTG GTGGGCCAGCAGAGCTCCCACTGGGCCGAGGCCAGGCTGGCCACAGCTCTGTTTGGACTCAGGAAACGACTGGCTTCTCTCTACACATTCAGCCGCAG AGACTGTGCGGTCACTGTGTCGGTGCCGCTGCTGAATCTCAACCTGTCGAGGGCCGCCGAGGGTGGGCTGCTGGAAACCGTGCTGGAGGAGTGGCTCCTGGGGCCCCTGAGGGCCCTCGCCTCCGTCAGACCTGCAGCTGAGCTTTATCGCTTCAAGAGGAGAATCATGGACAGCCCGTTTAGAC ACCAAGCGCTGCTGGTGGCTGATCAGTTTGTGGTGACGTTTGACGGGCTTCTGTatgaacttcctgtttcctgtccgCTGCTCCTCGCCCAGGACGGCCGCACCGAGCCGTCCTTCACGCTGCTGCTGGGTGCTGACGCTCAGAGCTCCCTGCTGATACACATGGACAACAGCAGCGTCCACATTCAGCGCACCGGCCAG GTGAAAACTGACTGTAAGAACGCCGTCCCACATGGACCCCTCAGCGGCCGTGGGCTGAGTGTGAAAAAAGGCTCAAACAAAGTACAGGTGTCCAATCAGGAGGGACAGTCGGTGTCATGTGACCTGCAGCTGGAGCTGTGCAGCTTCTCCCTGGATGGATGGTTACATG GCGCATCCACCGGTCTGCTGGGGACCAACGATAACGACGCAGGCAATGATTTCTCTTTGCGTGACGGATCTCAGGCGAAGACTCTGGAGGAGTTTTTCCACAGTTGGGAG CTGGACCCAAAGTGCAGTAAATCCACAGAAGTTTCCACGGCAGCGGCGAGCCCAGCGAGCTGCACTTCCTTCTTCTCTTCCGCAGATTCGCCTCTCAGTTCCTGTTTCAGGGTG GTGGATCCAGCCCAGTTCCTGTCTGTGTGTGGGCGGAGCTCCTCCAAAGCGCCCTGCAGGTTGGCGGCGGCGTTTGTTCACCTCTGCCAGCAGAATTACATTCCAGTGGAGATTCCCGGCCAGTGTA tGAAGGTCTGA